In Poecilia reticulata strain Guanapo linkage group LG15, Guppy_female_1.0+MT, whole genome shotgun sequence, the sequence TGTCATAGATATAAAATTTCAGTATGACACTTTGAACTGACAACCGCCAACTTATAATCCCTTATTAAAACACAGTGCTTCTGCTATGGCAACAAGTGCTACAGAAGcttcttgaaagaaaaaaaaaacaccttttccCAAAGGTTGGGAAAAGTGATGTTCGGGTGCTTAAAACTGGCCGCATACTGACACCTAGTGAATTAAGATTGTTACTGCAACTAttgataaatttaaaaaaaacaggttcaCAGTGGGGTTTTGCTAAAACCCAATGTGAAGAAGATACAGTGGGACAAAACTCATCTCAACAACTTCATCAGCTAATCTAAGGCAGGGACATGATGCTTCTAAGTCGCAGGAACATCACAAGGTAAATGAAGTGGTGTCAGAAGAAAAGAGATGCCAAACTGAATGAGAGATAACAGTCACGGTAATGTAATTATCTGCTGGGcttgtgtcttttttgtgtgcttttgtgTTTCAATGGACCCTACAATCTCATTGTGAGCGCTGATAGTCTGTCAGGGCTATTTGGTCTACTGAAGGCAGATAAGAAGGGACGATACCGAGGCCGGTGGGTGCGACCGCCTTGTCTGCCTCCAAGCGCCAGTGTAACGGGGTCACTCAGGTGCTCTCTACAAGGACAAATGGAGGGGTAGAATAGGAAGAGATAAAAAGGGGAGAGTGGAGATAGAACTGAAGAgatgaacaagaaaaaaaggagatggAGTGGAAAGGGGATATGCTGTCAAACGCTTTTAAGGACCTTTGCCACTCAGAGCAGGAATGTAAATGTTGGTTCTGGGTGTACATGAATGTGCATGATCCATTGCTACACTTTGTACATATATTATCACACACATATGACCTCTTTCTACTTTCTTTTGGCTCTCCAAATCTCACCTCTAAAAAAACACCTACAATGCCGATAGTTTTCCACACttgcacaaacacaaaggatCAAGCTAACGTGCAAGCTGGCACCAGATACTATCAGGCGGCCAGCTGCCGTTTCTTGGTTTATTACGATTTCCTTTTTTCACAAAGACAAAGTATGCCTAATCCCCCACATGTCAACCTGACTGTGGAGACTGTcggagaggaaaacaaacactgtaGTCAAACAGATCAAGTAACATTCACAGCAATGCAGTCATTGCTGTCACATGTCTTAAAGAATAATAACAGACTTAAAGGGATTTTACTGAATGCATTGAAAGctatgaaattatgaaaatagaCATTTGATTAATGAACTCTAAAGTTCTGTGTGTAGGTTATATGAgacaaaacacattattttgtcTCATATTACTACTTTCTCTAACTTATCTTGTTTACCTGTAAACAGGGAAGCAAGACAAACATGTTAATCTActcattttattaattcaaacaTTGTACTAATCACAACCTTCAGAGGATCATGAATAAATCAAGAGTTGGGGGAGATTCACAAGGTGTGGGTCTCCATTTTGCCTTACTGTTCCACAAGTGTTGCATTCCTTGTGTTAGGCCACTCCTAAACCAGGAACATCAGAAGTGCCTCACCAGGGCTGAGGTGGTCCAAAGTCCAGGTGTTAACCAGGACATTTTAGAGCCCTTCTCTGCTGACAAGCTTAATGGAGATGCAAattctctaaattgtccctaggtgtttgtgtgtatggttgtttgtcctttctgtctttgtgttgccctgcgacagactggcgacctctCCAGGGTGTACatcgcctctcgcccggaacgttagctggagataggcaccagcagccctcctgaccccatAAGCGACAAGGATgtacagaagatggatggatggatgttaaaagaaaaaaaaagtttatgtgaATTAGCAATGCTTATTATAGCTAACTCACAAAGActattctgctaatattgtgccttttctttttgaaatgctGATACTGATGAAGTATTTAGTAACAGTCAGTCATTTATTCCACTGTACGGAATTTAAGAGTGCTGAAAAAAGATATTGATGTCAATTCAATAATATTATGTTCTGATGTTTTGTTGAGCTAAAAGACAAAATTTTATCTACACAGAGTGAGGAGATAAACTTTCGCTGAGCTGACTTAGAATTGTATGACATTATAGTGAAAGATGTTTCTGCTATGCAAgttgcttttgtgtgtgtgtgtgtgtgtgtgtgtgtgtgtgtgtgtgtgtgtgtgtgtgtgtgtgtgtgtgttgagagaCAAAGCATGAAGAAAGGTGAGCCAGGATCCAAAAGAGCGGATTCACATCGTGTCCATGACAATGCCAAAGAAGAACCTTCTTCTGTTCCACTTGATCGGTGGGATTGCACATATTAGGGTAGCTACAATATAACATTCAGAtctgaaaactgaactgaactgaaaacaaatcaatggAAAAATATACTCTTGAACTTGACTGACTTGACGActactaaaagaaaacatgaactaTTTTGTTCTGGGGCTGCATAGTGGCGCAGTAGATAGTGCTGTTGCcttaccccgcctctcgcccggaacattagctggagataggcaccagcagccctcatGACCCCACAAGCAACAAGGATgtacagaagatggatggatggatgctaaAAGTCCATGATGATGCCAAAAAAGAACCTTCTTCTGTTCCACTTGATAGGTGGGATTGCACTACCCGGGTAGCTACAATATAACATTCAGGtctgaaaactgaatttaaaacaaatttaaaaaggaaaaaaaaaactcttgaaaTTGACTGTCTTGACTTAGGActactaaaagaaaacattttgttctgggGCTCCACAGTGTCGCGTAGGTaacactgttgccttgcagcaagaaggtcctgggttcaattctCAGCCcggggtttttctgcatggagtttgcattttctccctgtgcatgcgtgatTTTTCTCCAGGCTTTTccccataatttaacagtttttatatgttaaaattttaaacacagaaaactgttaaattacggggGGAAAATTCTCCCggaaattccgtaaaaaaacagaaaacgtactggcagaaaattaccaagacatttccctgtttttttacggaaaaatttgaaattaaatattgttaaattacAGGAAACTTCTGAtggaaattctgtaaaaaaataaataaataaataaaaaatgtaaatatcctGGTAGAAagttaccaggacattttctgtatttttttttcagaatttccatcaaaatattttccataatttaacagttttttatgtcaaatttaccaatattttgttaacccaaaactgaagttctctgtctttttctctgtcttttgtgatattcacaaactttttttaaaaaaaactggacatttccaaatacttttgtcttccaaaccattgaagacacacacacacacacacacacacacacacacacacacacacacacacacacacacacacacacaccaacccCCCTTTTTAATTGCTGTTATTATTTCCCTAGTAAACTGGActtacattaaatattaaattagaaaCTTTCTTTAGTTAAAGCACCCACAGATGTTGACTTGttgttttagatatttctaACTCTATAGATAGTAACACCACAATTTTCAGGAAAACAAGTactattattaaatattacccCATATTTGGTAATTCCATTTCAGTGTTTAGCATGTCACAGTGTAATGCTATATTActaaagaaacatgaaaacagggCATTGTAAGACGTTTTTTCTAATAACAATGCACATATGCGTCAAAATGAACACCACTCATACAagcacaaaaagtaaaattcgAGGAAAAGATAAATATAGTCATTACCTTACCTTTGTTATATTCTTGGTATACAGTCAGCACATACTTTTCACCTTAAATGGTTGCAAGTTTCGTCAGGATGTGAACGAGACTTATCCAAACTAATGCCCGTCTCCCACTGAACTTGTTTATATCTCTACGGCTTTATCTTATATGAATAATTTATATTACGGTCACTGCTGTGCCAATTGTTGTTTCTGAAGTCCTTGTTCTGTGTATCCTTCTGACAAGCGGCTAGGCTACCAGCTAGCAGTGCTAGCGGCTTCTACAATCACGTCGCTAAGCAACCACAAGCGGCTCAAAAAGGGCTAATTCTAGCTAGCTAGCTCGCctgctattttaaaaatgggTTATTGATCTCAATACTCATCGCTAATGGTGTGAATTCAATCGAATAACAAATGAAAGCATATTTCAACACCGTGAAGAATTCAAAATAATATctaattgttgttttcttgagTTGAGTTAGCACCTTTCGGTAAAGGCTTAGAATGTAacaataataaactacaattccATACATGCTCACTCTACCGTATGACATGTAAAAGTGTCGTAGTGAAAAGAGGCTTTAAATAGGAGTGACTTCAGGCGTCAGTCAGAAGTGGGGGGAGAACAGTTCGAGTTGTTCTGTCAGCATGGTAAGTACTAGAAGCAGAAGATGCTCAATTaaaggattttcttttataaagtATTGTAGATATGTATTAAACTTGTCGAGTAAAAAgtgttgtcatttttcttttagttagtgattaaaaaaatgtttaatttgaaataagttGGTGAAAGATAAGAAAGTTCATCCAATTTgtagttcatttttttctctcttaaaacGATGTACTTGGTTGGCGTTTGAGTGAAATTTAAggcaatgaatgaatgaatggtaGAGATGTGGATCAGCTGATAACCTAAATTTATCCTGGTTTTGTTATGCAACAGTAGGTCCCTAATAGAGACCAAAGGGTCTATTTATACATTGACCCCCTGATCTATTTAATCCAGTTAACAAAAAATAGAACCCCCCTGCTATGTGTACTTAAAATGAATTTAGCTGCCACCTCCAGGAAACCGCCTTTCTAAAAGCAAGAAAATTTGTACTTCTGTTtctttactttgtatttttcagtCTGAGCCTATCAGAGTTCTGGTGACCGGCGCTGCTGGCCAGATTGCATACTCTTTGTTGCTGAGCATCGCCAAGGGAGATGTCTTTGGCAAAGATCAGGTAAAGATGGGCTTTATCAAACCCTAACAACCCACTAAACCCCATTATCTCATTATGTGGTGTAGAGGTGCAATTGCAGTGTGACAGATATCGACAGGTGTTCAGAAACTGCTGTCAATGTGGAGAATGTCCCACGCCATTTTTTGAAGGGGGTGGTAATGAGCAGATGTTGGCTATGTTGGAGTTGAACAGACTCCACTCGCTCACCCATGTGGCCTCCGATGAAAGAGGATTGTCCTTGAAGTCAGTGAGGAGGATCTTGTGCCAAGAGTCTTAGTCCATTTTTAAAACCACTTGATCCGTTTGGCACACACAGTTGTCACCGAGTCTTACAGCTTTACTCGTGCAGTGTGTCTGAAGCCTCGCACAATACACTTCATAATTAAATACACACCatattaatttaatatactttattatttttaatctaatacTAAATATCTCTCGTCTCTTTCGTTTATTAGCCAATCATCTTGCTCCTTTTGGACATTACTCCCATGCTGCCAGTATTAGAGGGGGTGGTCATGGAACTGCAGGACTGTTCCCTTCCACTTCTGAGAGGTAAACATTTCAAACcatgaagaaaataaactcaACAATGTTATAAAATGAGATCTCTTCTTAGGGATCATTCACCAGATTAGTGTAAAAGATGACAAATTGAATAAACCACACATTGTCTTCAACAAAATAGCTGAAACacacttatttaaaaagtaactaTTAAAAATCTTATTGGAGTGATTGTGGAACAAGCCTTTCTGGCTGTTTTTAAAGATGTCCGTAACATTTAAATGGAGtgacaaaaaatgtgcaactaCTTGTTCACTTTACAATGTAGTGTCAATTTTAAGTCCAGTTTTCAAATCATATAAATTCTTATTTCAAATCTACTGATAGTATTCCCAAATCATATAACAATAGCAGCTACCCACTCCTTAGGACGTTTTGTTACACTTTTTATTTGGCTTAGAAATTATTGTCTTTTACTCTCTGAACTAAATGTTTACCCCAGGAATTGTGTATGGCTCTGCTTTGTCTCCTCTGGAGATCTTAGACTAGGCCACCTGACCTTTATGTGTAAAAGTCTTTTAGGTGTCGTCATTGTAACCTTCATCATGAGATCGGGTGTGAGGGGCCATTATGTGCCAACTCTATTGTGacctagatttttttttcctctgtgaaaTGATGCTTTGTTTGGACAGGCACTGAGTGGCCCCTGTATTAACCAGCTGTAGTGCAAATACAGCACTTTAGGCACCAACAGAGATGGACAGATACAATTCTGGGTCTCCATGAGAAACGTTCAGGGTCCATTTAGTCTTGTTTTTCACTCTAGTATGTGACCATTATCAATagcttgatttgttttgtttttaattgccAAGTCATTTAACTCTGACCAACGCATCATTTATGCACAAAACAGCCCACAAGCTCAAGGGACAAACTGGTAAATATGTTATACAATGTTTTTACAAGTGAGAAAGACGAGGTTGAATTAGTGCAAAATACATGGTTTCAATCTGGATACTGACTGTTGAGTGTCCTTTGGAGAGTCTATGATAGAAATTTTCTGTaacagctgtttttattcaagtaactCTATGTGGCACTGACCTGAATGCAAAAGTCCAAACAGTTTCCAGGATGTGGGGGGTCTGCAAAAATACTAGTGGTTTGTTTCCCGACCCTAGACCTGTACAAGACCTGGATGGAGGGAAGATCGGCCTTGATGATTCTCTCAACATACCTAGTTGTTTGTTGTGTTATGAACCTAGCCAAACTGCAAAGTGATGGACAAGCACAGGACGGACTGAATGATGGCCATATAGAAGATGACCAGCAGCAGGAAGTACAGTCTCTTCCAAATAATGTTTGTCTATGACCATCTCAGGTCTCGACAAAGGGCCTCTCCCTTGAACTTGAAGTGATCCACAGGGATGGTGGGGTATGTTATCCAGAAGTTCACCATCATCTCAACTGCCTCGAGTGGGTTAAGCTCAAGGTGGTTCTGACTAAAATGGTGGATCAGCCAATTCACCTCCCGTCGGTATGCAGACTCATCAATGTCCTGGATCAGACCAATGATAGTGGTATCACCTGCTAACTTTAGGAGTCCAGTCAGTGTTACAGTGTGAAAGGAGGATTGGGGAGACAACACACCTCTCTGATTTGGGGTGCCAGTACTGACGGTTTTTATGTGGGAGCTTACAGTGTTGGGTGTCTGGGTTGATAGTGTTGAAGGCTGAGCTGAAGTCTACAAACGGGATCCTGGCAAATGTCCCTGAGCGGTCGAGGTGGTGCAGGATGAAGTTAAGTCCCAAGTTGACTGCAGGACCTGCTGACCTGTTTGCTCAGTAAGCAAACGGCAGGGGGCCCTGCAGATTACTGGGATGTCCTTCAAATGTTTCAACACCACTCAGTCAAATAATTTCATTACCACAGACATCAGAGCAACAGGCCTATAGTCATTTAACCTCATGATGGTGGACAACTTGTACTcagtttttggggttttattgtgaaaaaactCACAATTAACCAGTcgtttattttctcctttcacaGACATTGTGCCCACTGACAAGGAGGAGGTGGCCTTCAAAGACCTGGATGTGGCCATCCTGGTGGGCTCAATGCCAAGGAAGGAGGGGATGGAGAGGAAGGACCTTCTAAAAGctaatgtgaacattttcaagAGCCAAGGGGCCGCCTTGGATAAGTATGCTAAGAAGACCGTCAAGgtaacatttatttctcttgtgttgcttctttaacattttccttACAGTTACAGATTTGTGCCTTGACATGAGAGGTTACCAGGGTTATATGTAGCTGGGTCCATTTTCAGGTGCTGGTTGTGGGAAACCCTGCGAACACCAACTGTCTGATAACAGCCAAGTCCGCTCCCTCCATCCCTAAAGAAAACTTCTCCTGCCTCACACGTCTGGACCACAACCGGGCTCGCTCCCAGGTCCCTCACCTTTTTAAGGcactttagtttctgtttgcTTACCAACTCTGTGATGAAATCTGAGCTCTCACCCTCTCACACCCTGCAGGTGGCAATCCGCTGCGGTGTTCCAGCCACTCAGGTGACGAATGTCATTATCTGGGGCAACCACTCGTCGACCCAGTACCCAGATGTGCACCACTGCAAGGTCAACATGTCTGGCAGCGAGCTCGCCTGCTTTGACGCGGTCAAGGACGATGCTTGGCTCAAAGGAGATTTTATAGCTGTGAGTCGATGTCTTCTCTGTCGGGGCCAAACCTGGACCTTTTGATATGTTCACATGACGGCAGGGAATGGAACACCCTTCACACTTATTGCAGTGGGCAGGGGTTTGCTGACTCTAATAAGTTAGAAATTGGCTACTACAAGAAGTAAAACTTTCATCATTTCAGTGTTCAATCTTCAAAGGGCCACTCAAATTTTTGACATCATTAAGAATcgtttttgatttaattaagaATGTTCTCTTTTTACAGACTGTTCAACAAAGAGGTGCTGCAGTCATCAAGGCGAGGAAGCTGTCCAGCGCCATGTCTGCAGCAAAAGCCATCTGTGACCACATGAGGGACATCTGGGTTGGTACCCCAGAGGTAAGTTTCCTAATactactgtttttttctcttgttgttGTCATAATGCTatcattttattctcatattatttttacttaacaCTGGTAATATTAAAGGATGATAAGCCAATGCCCCATATATTTGTAATTGTGCCTAACATAATTTTGTTATCAGTTCCCAGAGGTTGTTGTTAATCTAATTAATCTTAACTTTCTATGAATAATTTCTGTCATATATCAACACTGGCTACATGTAGAAGTATGGATGATTCTTCCTATAGCCATGTTCTGTGTTGTTGCATTGCTTATACTTTGTTGTGGTGTTGCCAATTTGAGACAAACCAACTTGTGGAGTGTAGAGCATCAATAAACATTTGCATTAGACAGAAAACGGCTATTGATAATTGAAATTGGTGTGCATACCTGATTGTTTAAGCTGTGCCTCGAAAACAATTGTCTGTCTACTAAGTCACCTGACTGTTCCATGTTGACTTGAGCACCTTCCCCTGAAAATGTCTGTGCATGCTTCtgattattctttatttttattgattgttaGTTTGAATTTTGATGCCTCAGTTTGACTCGCTTTGTCTTTTCTACAGGGTGAATTCACCTCTATGGGGATCTACTCCACTGGAAACGCCTATGCAGTCCCAGAAGACCTCATCTACTCGTTCCCTGTCCAGATCAAGGTGGCTCTGACGTGACCTCGctttcacatttcagcaagCTCACTGAGGATTATTTTGTTATGAGagtggtgtttttgtttttatctcattaGGATAAGACCTGGAAGATTGTGGAGGGCCTGGCGATCAATGACTTTTCTCGGTCCAAGATGGACGCCACCGCAGCAGAGCTTATGGAAGAGAGGGATACAGCTGTGGCTTTCCTGGGAGTATGACTGCACTCGGTCGGACCGACCCCTGTAGCATGTAGACCCAAAACTCCAGAGGCACGCCTGTGACGCAGAACTCCATAAGCCCCTTCGCTGCTCTCTGCAGATATACATGTTCACATGAAAAAGAATGTCAGGGTTTGAGAGTGTAGATGGATTTATATTTGTCCACTGCCAgacttgggttttttttttaactagagAAATAATGAATATGAGTTTACTTTgatcagaaaagcagcagattgGCTGCTTATCTTTTCGGTTCAtcttgatctttaaaaaaagcttcttaTCAGACTTTGTTCTCTGGATGcgagtggatggatggatgactctTTACATATTGTCAGTGATTCACTTAAATCATGAAACACTGTATCTGGTGACTCGacgttaaaaattaaaaatgtgtataaaataatatggctccttttctttttaatacctttttggtttttggttCTGAGTGACTCAACGTACCAGCTTCGCAATGTTTCATGAGGTTTGATTGGCTTGCACTACGATGGTTAATTCAATGTTACATTGCAGTGTGAATTACCATTGCATTGTATCATAATAGAAATGTCAACGGTTGAGATAATATTCACAAGGGGGAATCCACTTTTTGCTCTTGGTGACTTCAGAAAAAGCATCTACTGTAATTGAAGGCTTCAACTGTTGCTTCAGGTTTATTGAGTTTATTGTAGATGTCCAACCAAACAAGCTGACTTTTAAAGTCCCTGTTGGTAAGAAGCCATAGCTATTTCATAAAGCATAATCTATCATTTCATTTAACCGTTTTTAATTCGAAATATGCATGTCCAAGAATTTTCCTCAGTGCAAACAGCCTTGTGGATGTGACATGTCTGgccatttagcttttttaatctatattttAGTTAATATaaagatgacattttaatatttcaaaaggggttttattttttgttttactggtcTTTTTCCAGAGGCCTGACAGAAGTGAAATGACACAGCTGTACCAGACGGGGGCAGTATTTCCTCATCCCACTTGCATCAGAAttcataaatgtattattagTACGATTAACTAGAAAATGTAATTGCTGATAAA encodes:
- the mdh1ab gene encoding malate dehydrogenase 1Ab, NAD (soluble) translates to MSEPIRVLVTGAAGQIAYSLLLSIAKGDVFGKDQPIILLLLDITPMLPVLEGVVMELQDCSLPLLRDIVPTDKEEVAFKDLDVAILVGSMPRKEGMERKDLLKANVNIFKSQGAALDKYAKKTVKVLVVGNPANTNCLITAKSAPSIPKENFSCLTRLDHNRARSQVAIRCGVPATQVTNVIIWGNHSSTQYPDVHHCKVNMSGSELACFDAVKDDAWLKGDFIATVQQRGAAVIKARKLSSAMSAAKAICDHMRDIWVGTPEGEFTSMGIYSTGNAYAVPEDLIYSFPVQIKDKTWKIVEGLAINDFSRSKMDATAAELMEERDTAVAFLGV